A window from Culex pipiens pallens isolate TS chromosome 3, TS_CPP_V2, whole genome shotgun sequence encodes these proteins:
- the LOC120413655 gene encoding leucine-rich repeat-containing protein 23-like: MKEILWTFLLITASHASRVVREHRCISPASEDMCILQEVFYNRSTTDNVFPQNYSHVHIGSDTTRTFQSLVPILDGQLFRELGEPQALELTYVKLKTLEIPRKLVLGNFVDNSLREFWLEPGEMAPALSYLDLSRNEVSNLTNISSLVNLESLYMVGNEIEHIAPNTFAGLTKLKMLNLNHNELKMIHGADLPPSLIWIRLADNSLESLDAAELKLPLLEYLDISSNHLTTLNGAELIMDKPNLREVLFGGNRFDLATVKKVTELFQRHNVSYTLLDDTEDNEFMHCDYRSKLVDGMCVRRDQIPNGWLKSTGLSVLTVLVAALFGMVVRWVFLAMSK; encoded by the exons ATGAAGGAAATTCTGTG GACCTTCCTGTTGATCACGGCGTCGCACGCAAGTCGCGTAGTCCGCGAGCACCGGTGCATTTCGCCGGCCAGCGAGGACATGTGCATCCTGCAGGAGGTCTTCTACAACCGATCCACCACGGACAACGTCTTCCCGCAGAACTACTCGCACGTCCACATTGGATCCGACACGACGCGGACCTTCCAGTCGCTGGTGCCCATTCTGGACGGTCAGCTGTTCCGAGAGTTGGGCGAACCGCAGGCACTCGAGCTGACCTACGTGAAGTTGAAGACGCTGGAGATTCCCCGGAAGCTGGTGCTGGGGAACTTTGTGGACAATTCGCTGCGCGAGTTTTGGCTCGAGCCGGGAGAGATGGCGCCTGCGTTGAGCTATCTGGATCTCAGCCGGAACGAGGTGTCCAACTTGACCAACATCAGCAGCCTGGTGAATCTCGAGTCGCTGTACATGGTCGGCAACGAAATCGAACACATTGCACCGAACACGTTCGCCGGATTGACCAAACTTAAAATGCTCAATCTGAACCACAACGAGCTCAAAATGATTCATGGCGCAGATCTCCCACCAAGTTTGATCTGGATTCGCCTGGCGGACAACAGCCTGGAATCGCTCGACGCGGCTGAGCTGAAGCTTCCGCTGCTCGAATACCTGGACATTTCCAGCAACCACCTCACGACGCTCAACGGAGCCGAGCTGATCATGGACAAGCCAAACCTGCGCGAAGTCCTCTTCGGTGGCAATCGGTTCGATCTGGCCACGGTCAAGAAGGTGACGGAACTGTTCCAGCGGCACAACGTCTCGTACACCCTGCTGGACGACACCGAGGACAACGAGTTCATGCACTGTGACTACCGGAGCAAGCTCGTCGACGGAATGTGCGTCCGGCGGGACCAGATTCCCAACGGTTGGCTCAAATCGACCGGACTGAGCGTGCTGACCGTGCTGGTGGCGGCCCTGTTCGGGATGGTCGTGCGCTGGGTGTTTCTCGCGATGAGCAAGTGA